One region of uncultured Desulfovibrio sp. genomic DNA includes:
- a CDS encoding F0F1 ATP synthase subunit epsilon gives MGTLQLEVVTPDKTVVSGEVEMAVCPGIEGEFGVLPKHVSLLSALKIGGLRYRADGKDGHVFISGGFADVNNDVLTVLAESAEMADSIDTARAMAAKERAEKRITSHDEKVDIVRAEAALQRAVVRLQLAQLR, from the coding sequence ATGGGCACGCTGCAACTTGAAGTGGTTACGCCGGACAAAACCGTGGTCAGCGGCGAAGTGGAAATGGCCGTCTGCCCAGGAATTGAGGGCGAATTCGGCGTGCTGCCCAAGCACGTTTCCCTGCTTTCTGCCCTGAAGATCGGCGGCCTGCGCTACCGCGCTGACGGCAAAGATGGGCACGTTTTCATCTCCGGCGGTTTCGCCGATGTGAACAACGATGTGCTCACCGTGCTGGCCGAATCGGCAGAGATGGCGGACAGCATCGACACCGCTCGCGCCATGGCAGCCAAGGAACGCGCTGAAAAGCGCATTACCAGCCATGACGAAAAGGTGGACATTGTCCGCGCTGAAGCCGCTCTGCAACGCGCAGTTGTGCGCTTGCAACTGGCCCAGCTCCGCTGA